From Blastochloris viridis, one genomic window encodes:
- a CDS encoding lysophospholipid acyltransferase family protein, producing the protein MPRALSIPSLVLVTLLLLPLQWLAVTFRLSMRRLIPLIYHRAILRILGVRVFVSGEPASDGPVLVVSNHASWLDIPVLGSLFPLVFVAKQEIAGWPVFGLFAKLQRSVFVDRSRRLKTGEVNAEIAARMVEGEPVVLFGEGTSSDGNRVLPFRSALVGAAHDVLGSAAGGSVSLQPVSIAYTRLDGLPMGRFLRPHVAWYGDMDMPPHLAGVLKRSSIDVVVSFGPVLKFDGAANRKETTRRLEAAVRAMTAAALAGRDLPHTAAVPFLPETR; encoded by the coding sequence ATGCCGCGCGCCCTGTCCATTCCGTCGCTTGTGCTGGTCACCCTGCTGCTGCTGCCGCTGCAATGGCTGGCAGTGACGTTCCGGCTGTCGATGCGGCGGTTGATCCCGCTGATCTATCACCGCGCCATCTTGAGAATCCTCGGGGTGCGGGTTTTCGTCAGCGGCGAGCCCGCCAGCGACGGGCCGGTGCTGGTGGTGTCCAACCACGCCTCCTGGCTCGATATTCCGGTGCTGGGCTCGCTGTTCCCGCTGGTGTTCGTCGCCAAGCAGGAGATCGCCGGCTGGCCGGTGTTCGGCCTGTTCGCCAAGCTGCAGCGCTCGGTGTTCGTCGACCGCTCGCGCCGGCTCAAGACCGGCGAGGTCAATGCCGAGATCGCCGCCCGCATGGTCGAGGGCGAGCCGGTGGTGCTGTTCGGCGAGGGCACCTCTTCGGACGGCAACCGCGTGCTGCCGTTCCGCTCGGCGCTGGTCGGCGCCGCCCACGACGTGCTGGGCAGCGCCGCGGGCGGCTCGGTGTCGCTGCAGCCGGTGTCGATCGCCTACACCCGGCTCGACGGCCTGCCGATGGGGCGCTTCCTGCGCCCGCACGTCGCCTGGTACGGCGACATGGATATGCCGCCGCACTTGGCTGGCGTGCTGAAGCGCAGCTCGATCGACGTCGTCGTCAGCTTCGGGCCGGTGCTCAAGTTCGACGGCGCCGCCAATCGCAAGGAGACCACGCGCCGGCTGGAGGCCGCGGTGCGGGCGATGACCGCCGCCGCCCTGGCCGGGCGGGATTTGCCGCACACCGCCGCCGTTCCTTTTTTGCCGGAAACCCGATAA
- the miaB gene encoding tRNA (N6-isopentenyl adenosine(37)-C2)-methylthiotransferase MiaB — protein sequence MADDSKPPFTLTASAPLGTSGARKVYVKSFGCQMNVYDAERMADTLAPQGFVSVAAAEDADLVVLNTCHIREKAAEKVYSELGRLRVLKEAAAAEGRKVIVAVAGCVAQAEGADMVRRAPVVDIVVGPQSYHRLPELVAAAAIRPGVVDTALKAEDKFDRLVPPGREQIARRGSSAFVTIQEGCSRFCTYCVVPSTRGGEVSRPVDKVVAEVERLAAAGVREITVLGQNVNAYRGEGPDGRPWKLPRLLARLAEVPGIARLRYATSHPRAMSAELIAAHRELPQLMPYLHLPAQSGSDRILDAMNRRHTRDLYLQRLAEVRAARPDIALSSDFIVGFPGESDQDFADTMDLVERVGFASAYSFKYSPRPGTPAASMDGQVPEAVKSERLTALQAVLESQQRAFNLASVGRTVEVLFEKPGRLPGQIVGKSPHMQAVHVQAGAEMIGQIKAVRLVAVGSHSLFGEFADAVPQPIAV from the coding sequence ATGGCTGACGATTCCAAACCGCCCTTCACGTTGACGGCATCCGCCCCGCTCGGGACGTCGGGGGCGCGGAAGGTCTACGTCAAGTCGTTCGGCTGCCAGATGAACGTTTATGACGCCGAGCGCATGGCCGATACTCTTGCGCCGCAGGGCTTCGTCTCCGTGGCCGCGGCCGAGGACGCCGACCTCGTCGTGCTCAACACCTGCCACATCCGCGAGAAGGCGGCCGAGAAGGTCTATTCCGAGCTCGGCCGGCTGCGGGTGCTGAAGGAGGCTGCCGCCGCCGAGGGCCGCAAGGTGATCGTCGCCGTCGCCGGCTGCGTTGCCCAGGCCGAGGGCGCTGACATGGTGCGGCGGGCGCCGGTGGTCGACATCGTGGTCGGCCCGCAGAGCTATCACCGCCTGCCCGAGCTGGTGGCGGCGGCTGCCATCCGGCCCGGCGTGGTCGATACCGCGCTCAAGGCCGAGGACAAGTTCGACCGTCTGGTGCCGCCGGGACGCGAGCAGATCGCCCGCCGCGGCTCGAGCGCCTTCGTCACCATCCAGGAGGGTTGCTCGCGCTTCTGCACCTATTGCGTGGTGCCGAGCACCCGCGGCGGCGAGGTGTCGCGCCCGGTCGACAAGGTGGTGGCCGAGGTCGAGCGCCTCGCCGCTGCCGGGGTGCGCGAAATCACCGTGCTCGGCCAGAACGTCAACGCCTATCGCGGCGAGGGGCCGGACGGCCGGCCCTGGAAACTGCCGCGGCTGTTGGCGCGGCTGGCCGAGGTGCCCGGCATCGCCCGGCTGCGCTACGCCACCAGCCATCCGCGGGCGATGAGCGCGGAGCTGATCGCCGCCCACCGCGAGCTGCCGCAGCTGATGCCCTATCTCCATCTGCCGGCGCAGTCGGGGTCAGATCGCATTCTCGACGCCATGAACCGCCGGCATACCCGCGATCTCTATCTGCAGCGCCTCGCCGAGGTGCGGGCGGCGCGGCCGGACATCGCGCTGTCGTCAGACTTCATCGTCGGCTTCCCCGGCGAGTCCGACCAGGACTTCGCCGACACCATGGATCTCGTCGAGCGGGTCGGCTTTGCCAGCGCCTATTCCTTCAAATACTCGCCGCGGCCGGGCACCCCGGCGGCATCGATGGACGGTCAGGTGCCGGAGGCGGTCAAGTCCGAGCGGCTGACGGCGCTGCAGGCCGTGCTCGAGTCCCAGCAGCGCGCCTTCAACCTGGCCAGCGTCGGACGCACCGTCGAGGTGCTGTTCGAGAAGCCGGGCCGGCTGCCCGGCCAGATCGTCGGCAAGTCGCCGCACATGCAGGCGGTCCACGTCCAGGCCGGGGCGGAGATGATCGGCCAGATCAAGGCGGTGCGGCTGGTGGCGGTCGGCAGCCACAGCCTGTTCGGCGAGTTTGCCGACGCCGTGCCGCAGCCAATCGCGGTCTGA
- a CDS encoding PhoH family protein: MDNGRGDGTHVVLEFDDNRLASALFGEYGRNLALIERRLGVTADSRGNHVTIAGPAESCEQTRQVLVSLYELLRDGHDLSQGDVEGAIRLVTAQGSLFEDEAAARRASAEIRLRKRVVRARTPVQDAYIRALKRSTLVFATGPAGTGKTWLAVAHAVHLFERREVDRIILSRPAVEAGERLGFLPGDLREKVDPYLRPVYDALYDLMERGMVERALQSGEIEIAPLAFMRGRTLANAVAILDEAQNCTPMQMKMFLTRLGENSRMIVTGDPSQIDLPDGQTSGLVEAVDLLGDIEGISQVAFSAVDVVRHELVARIVGAYDARDVKRSNAGARKGAGR, from the coding sequence CTGGACAACGGTCGCGGTGACGGCACCCACGTCGTGCTGGAGTTCGACGACAACCGGCTGGCCAGCGCGCTGTTCGGCGAATACGGCCGCAATCTCGCGCTGATCGAGCGCCGGCTCGGCGTGACCGCCGACAGCCGCGGCAACCACGTCACCATCGCCGGACCGGCGGAATCGTGCGAGCAGACCCGCCAGGTGCTCGTTTCGCTCTACGAGCTGTTGCGCGATGGCCACGACCTCAGCCAAGGCGACGTCGAAGGCGCCATCCGCCTCGTCACCGCCCAGGGCTCGCTGTTCGAGGACGAGGCGGCGGCGCGGCGGGCCTCGGCCGAAATCCGCCTGCGCAAGCGGGTGGTGCGGGCGCGCACCCCGGTGCAGGACGCCTATATCCGGGCGCTGAAGCGCTCGACCCTGGTGTTCGCAACCGGCCCGGCCGGCACCGGCAAGACCTGGCTGGCGGTGGCCCACGCCGTTCATCTGTTCGAACGGCGCGAGGTCGACCGCATCATCTTGTCGCGGCCCGCGGTCGAGGCCGGCGAGCGGCTGGGCTTCCTGCCCGGCGATTTGCGCGAAAAGGTTGATCCTTACCTCCGTCCGGTTTATGACGCGCTCTACGACCTGATGGAGCGCGGCATGGTCGAGCGCGCGCTGCAGTCGGGCGAGATCGAGATCGCGCCGTTGGCGTTCATGCGCGGTCGGACATTGGCCAACGCGGTGGCGATCCTCGACGAGGCGCAGAACTGCACGCCGATGCAGATGAAGATGTTCCTGACCCGGCTGGGCGAAAATTCGCGGATGATCGTGACCGGCGATCCTTCGCAGATCGATCTTCCGGATGGCCAGACCTCGGGTCTGGTCGAGGCCGTCGACCTGCTGGGCGATATCGAAGGCATTTCGCAGGTGGCGTTCAGCGCGGTGGATGTGGTCCGCCACGAGCTGGTTGCGCGCATCGTCGGCGCCTACGACGCCCGCGACGTCAAGCGCTCGAACGCCGGCGCACGCAAGGGGGCAGGGCGCTGA
- the ybeY gene encoding rRNA maturation RNase YbeY: MVARAAEAAFAAVPDAPTPAEVSIALVDDAAIRQLNRDFRGKDQPTNVLSFPAPPFGVPGAPVLLGDIAVAFETSAAEAAAEAKSISDHLSHLVVHGVLHLLGFDHLDTEDAEHMEAAERDILAALGIADPYAVRDAD; this comes from the coding sequence GTGGTCGCTCGGGCCGCCGAGGCCGCCTTCGCGGCCGTGCCCGATGCACCGACGCCCGCGGAGGTCAGCATCGCGCTCGTCGACGACGCCGCCATCCGCCAACTCAACCGCGACTTCCGCGGCAAGGATCAGCCGACCAACGTGCTGTCGTTCCCGGCGCCGCCATTTGGCGTGCCGGGCGCACCGGTGCTGCTCGGCGATATCGCGGTCGCGTTCGAGACCTCGGCCGCGGAAGCCGCGGCCGAGGCCAAGTCGATCTCCGACCATCTTTCGCACCTCGTCGTGCACGGGGTGCTGCACCTCCTGGGGTTTGACCACCTCGACACCGAGGACGCCGAACATATGGAAGCGGCCGAGCGGGACATTCTTGCCGCGCTCGGCATTGCTGATCCCTATGCCGTGCGCGATGCCGATTGA
- a CDS encoding hemolysin family protein encodes MPDTTETRSLPPSLAPSSESGEGLFERLRAFLGLKQPSYSLRDDLEEVLEDGAPTSSDFTPEERAMLKNILGLRTLRVGDVAVPRADIVAVAKDIRIGELLKVFANAVHSRLVVYGETLDDPVGMVHIRDLVAYLTNRASQTGEGGGKGAEAGAGDDSRRTRRAGYDVAALDLSEPLAETGLLRHILFVPPSMPAIDLLVKMQATRVHLALVIDEYGGSDGLVSIEDMVEQVVGDIEDEHDDEIGPSITQEPDGSWIADARVGLDEVRETFGEAFASMEGAEDVDTLGGLLVTLAGRVPVRGEILPGPPGYEFEVLDADPRRVKRLKIAPASDRIPAEPAGEFPPGGPARTSDDMVVRS; translated from the coding sequence ATGCCAGACACCACTGAGACCCGAAGTCTTCCGCCCTCCCTTGCACCGTCGTCCGAGAGCGGGGAGGGTTTGTTCGAGCGCCTGCGCGCGTTTCTTGGCCTGAAGCAGCCGTCTTACTCCCTGCGCGACGATCTGGAGGAAGTGCTGGAAGACGGGGCGCCGACCTCGTCCGACTTCACGCCCGAAGAACGGGCAATGCTCAAGAACATTCTGGGCTTGCGCACGCTGCGCGTCGGCGACGTGGCGGTGCCGCGCGCCGACATCGTGGCGGTGGCCAAGGACATCCGGATTGGCGAACTGCTCAAGGTGTTTGCCAACGCCGTCCATTCCCGCCTCGTGGTCTATGGCGAGACGCTCGACGATCCGGTCGGCATGGTTCACATCCGCGATCTCGTCGCCTACCTCACCAATCGCGCCAGCCAGACCGGCGAGGGCGGGGGGAAAGGCGCGGAGGCAGGCGCAGGCGACGACAGCCGCCGCACCCGGCGCGCGGGCTACGACGTCGCCGCGCTCGATTTGAGCGAGCCGTTGGCGGAAACCGGCCTACTCCGCCACATTTTGTTCGTGCCGCCGTCGATGCCGGCGATCGACCTTCTGGTCAAGATGCAGGCGACCCGCGTCCACCTCGCCCTGGTGATCGACGAATACGGCGGCAGCGATGGCCTGGTCTCGATCGAGGACATGGTCGAGCAGGTGGTCGGCGACATCGAGGACGAGCACGACGACGAGATCGGGCCGAGCATCACCCAGGAGCCTGACGGCAGCTGGATCGCCGATGCTCGGGTCGGGCTCGACGAGGTGCGCGAAACCTTCGGCGAGGCGTTCGCCTCGATGGAGGGCGCCGAGGATGTCGACACGCTGGGCGGCCTGCTGGTCACGCTGGCCGGGCGGGTGCCGGTGCGCGGCGAGATTCTGCCTGGGCCGCCGGGCTATGAGTTCGAGGTGCTGGACGCCGATCCGCGCCGGGTCAAGCGCCTCAAGATCGCCCCCGCCAGCGACCGCATCCCGGCCGAACCGGCCGGCGAGTTCCCGCCGGGTGGGCCGGCCCGGACCAGCGACGACATGGTCGTGCGCTCGTGA
- the lnt gene encoding apolipoprotein N-acyltransferase produces the protein MIAAAIAHRFTLAWGRSRALSAFVVGAATALAMPPTGAVAWPVIFLTFPVLVWLIDGAGSGGGRGIKAAAGIGWWFGFGYFLAGLWWVGMAFLVDADKFAWLLPVAVAGLPAGLALFTAAGTALARALWLPGPARVLALAVGLTAAEWLRGHILTGFPWNSFGYALAQDLRLAQGAALGGLWSLTFLAVALGALPAVLGDAPRDTARPWRWVGLGAAVFAGLFAFGAVRLATTEVGTVEGVRLRLMQPNLPQDLKFRYAAKDAVMAHYLKLSGDLSGPARPKITHLIWPESAFPFFLSREPDVLAKIAELLPEGAVLVTGAARAEERPDLGPRRYDVYNAVQIVDARGTIIATADKVHLVPFGEFLPFQATLESLGLEQLTRVQGGFSAGSRRRALVVPGAPLALPLICFEVIFPGNAVPGGPRPTWMLNLTNDGWFGDTAGPHQHFSQARVRAIEEGMPVVRAANTGISGVVDPLGRVVARLDLGMEGILDADLPKSVAAPFYAQLSDAIPAALWCSGLLIVIFTRRAQQAASTAKLS, from the coding sequence GTGATTGCTGCGGCGATTGCCCACCGCTTCACGCTGGCGTGGGGACGCTCGCGCGCGCTGTCGGCGTTCGTGGTTGGGGCCGCCACCGCGTTGGCGATGCCGCCGACCGGCGCTGTCGCCTGGCCGGTGATCTTCCTCACCTTTCCGGTGCTGGTCTGGCTCATCGACGGCGCCGGCAGCGGCGGCGGCCGCGGCATCAAAGCTGCGGCCGGTATCGGCTGGTGGTTCGGCTTCGGCTACTTCCTCGCCGGGCTGTGGTGGGTCGGCATGGCCTTCCTGGTCGATGCCGACAAGTTCGCATGGCTGCTGCCGGTGGCGGTTGCCGGCTTGCCGGCGGGCCTTGCGTTGTTCACCGCGGCCGGAACGGCCCTGGCGCGGGCGCTGTGGCTGCCCGGCCCGGCCCGGGTGCTGGCGCTGGCGGTCGGGCTCACCGCTGCGGAATGGCTGCGTGGCCACATCCTCACCGGCTTTCCGTGGAACAGCTTCGGCTACGCGCTGGCCCAGGACCTGCGGCTTGCCCAGGGCGCCGCGCTCGGCGGACTGTGGAGCCTCACCTTCCTGGCCGTCGCGCTCGGCGCGCTGCCGGCGGTGCTGGGCGATGCGCCGCGCGACACCGCTCGGCCATGGCGCTGGGTCGGCCTTGGCGCTGCGGTGTTCGCCGGGCTGTTCGCGTTCGGCGCGGTGCGCCTTGCCACCACCGAGGTTGGCACGGTGGAGGGCGTCCGGCTGCGGCTGATGCAGCCGAACCTGCCGCAGGATCTGAAATTCCGCTACGCCGCCAAGGACGCGGTGATGGCGCATTACCTCAAGCTCAGCGGCGACCTTTCCGGGCCGGCACGGCCGAAGATCACCCACCTGATCTGGCCGGAATCGGCCTTCCCGTTCTTTCTCAGCCGCGAGCCGGATGTGCTCGCCAAGATCGCCGAGCTGTTGCCGGAGGGCGCGGTGCTGGTCACCGGCGCCGCCCGCGCCGAGGAGCGCCCCGACCTCGGGCCGCGGCGATACGATGTTTATAACGCGGTGCAGATCGTCGACGCGCGCGGCACCATCATTGCCACCGCCGACAAGGTGCACTTGGTGCCGTTTGGCGAGTTTCTTCCATTCCAGGCGACGCTGGAGTCGCTCGGGCTCGAGCAACTTACCCGTGTCCAGGGCGGGTTCTCGGCCGGCAGTCGCCGCCGCGCGCTGGTCGTGCCCGGTGCGCCGCTGGCGCTGCCATTGATCTGCTTCGAGGTGATCTTTCCCGGCAATGCGGTGCCGGGCGGGCCGCGGCCAACCTGGATGCTGAACCTGACCAATGACGGCTGGTTCGGAGATACGGCCGGTCCCCATCAGCATTTTTCCCAGGCGCGGGTGCGGGCTATCGAGGAAGGTATGCCGGTTGTGAGGGCCGCCAATACCGGAATCTCAGGGGTCGTCGACCCGCTCGGCCGCGTGGTTGCCCGGCTCGACCTTGGAATGGAAGGCATTCTCGACGCCGATCTGCCGAAGTCGGTTGCTGCGCCGTTCTATGCGCAATTATCCGATGCTATCCCTGCTGCTTTATGGTGCAGCGGACTTTTGATTGTTATTTTCACGCGTCGCGCGCAACAGGCCGCCAGCACAGCCAAGCTCAGCTAG